The nucleotide window ATGGACCGGCCCGGCGATGAACTCCCCATTGGGGTTGACGATGGCGCTGTCGCCCACGTTGATCCACTCCCGCGCGCCAGAGTAGAACTTCTGCTTGAAATCGTACCGGTCTGGGATGTCGTCCCGGCGCAGCGGCATGCAGCAGCCGATGACGTACACGCGCCCCTCTTTGGCGATGTGCCGCAGCGTGGAGAGCCACGGCTCGCCGCGGTCCCACGTGGCGGCGACGTGGATTTGCGTGCCCCACGCGTACATCGCGTACCGCGCCAGGGGCATGTAGTTCTCCCAGCAGATGAGCCCGCCGAGCTTGCCCAGGGGCGTGTCGTACACATCCAGCGTGCTCCCGTCGCCCTGCCCCCAGACCAGGCGCTCGCCGCCCGTCGGCACGAGCTTGCGGTGCTTTCCCATGATGTTCCCCTGCGCGTCAAGGTACAGCAGGGTGTTGTACAGCGTGCCGCCGCTCGCCTCGGTATTGCGTTCGGTCACGCCCATGACCACGTACGTCCTGGCGCGCCGGGCGGCGTCGCATAGGCGCTGCGTCGCCGCGCCGGGTATCTCCACGGCGTTGGCGAGGAACTCCGCGTACAGGGCGTTGAGCGTCCCTTCGTCGCCAGGCGGGATGGCCCACACCCAGTCGGGATAGGTGGGGATGAACGATTCGGGGAAGACGACCAGCCGCGCGCCGTTGCGTCCCGCCTCCGCGATGACGGCGCAGGCCTTGTCCGCCGTGGCCTCCCTGTCCAGGAACACGGGTGTCACCTGCGCCGCCGCGACCTTGAAGCGCTCTTTTCCTGCTTTCACGCCCTCACCCCCTTGGTCCCCCTCTCCAACGGAGAGGGGGAGATATAGGTGAATCTGGGGGACACCAGCTTTGCACAAAAACCCCGTCTGAGCGCCTACTTTTTGTGCAACTGCCAATCCTGCACAAAAAGCCTTCCACTCAATCTACTCGCTATTATCCTCCGTTTGACCGATTGGCATGACTAAAGTTTCGGC belongs to Dehalococcoidia bacterium and includes:
- a CDS encoding carbon-nitrogen hydrolase family protein — its product is MKAGKERFKVAAAQVTPVFLDREATADKACAVIAEAGRNGARLVVFPESFIPTYPDWVWAIPPGDEGTLNALYAEFLANAVEIPGAATQRLCDAARRARTYVVMGVTERNTEASGGTLYNTLLYLDAQGNIMGKHRKLVPTGGERLVWGQGDGSTLDVYDTPLGKLGGLICWENYMPLARYAMYAWGTQIHVAATWDRGEPWLSTLRHIAKEGRVYVIGCCMPLRRDDIPDRYDFKQKFYSGAREWINVGDSAIVNPNGEFIAGPVHKKEEILYAELDPVQMRGPKWMLDVAGHYARPDVFQLTVRRDPRPMISTEAVAGDAPESATPPKRGRGSRRSAKRAV